The following proteins are encoded in a genomic region of Oreochromis aureus strain Israel breed Guangdong linkage group 8, ZZ_aureus, whole genome shotgun sequence:
- the LOC116327264 gene encoding nuclear prelamin A recognition factor isoform X1, producing MSEVNIAKRKEKCENCTKQCNKKQSDDGANSNQESEEVNGQVNEGSQLLLSACLSCDGCLSDEDTLKISQQGLEEVERVLALNKKCDASKHKVLVASVCPQSLPFFAVKFGVDITEAAHKLCGFLKHIGVQYVFDTTLAAGFSILESQKEFIQRYRRRHHDSHALPMFTSSCPGWIRYSERVLGSLVTPHICTARSPQQIMGCLVKDYFSKQQQKLSPEKLYHVVVAPCFDKKLEAVREEFYNSMLETRDVDCVLTSGQIYYLMEQRKVSVEELDSVPLDQVLGDGGDVALVRHDGRGSEGFLEHVFKHAAKELFGVDVQEITYKTLRNRDFQEVTLERDGETLLQFAAVYGFRNIQTLVHRMRKGRVPYQLVEVLSCPGGCLSGRGQAESEGGAGRLDKALVNQMEEIYSSLPVRLPEFNPALHTLYQEWLEGQDSSQARKLLHTEYRDQSHGHAQPPHMQW from the exons ACATAGCCAAGCGCAAGGAGAAGTGCGAGAACTGCACTAAACAG TGCAATAAGAAGCAAAGCGACGATGGGGCCAACTCAAACCAGGAAAGCGAAGAAGTCAATGGGCAG GTGAATGAAGGCTCCCAGCTTTTGTTGAGCGCATGTCTGTCCTGTGACGGCTGTCTGTCAGACGAGGACACCTTGAAGATCTCTCAGCAGGGTCTGGAGGAAGTGGAGCGAGTTCTGGCTCTGAATAAG AAGTGTGATGCGTCGAAGCACAAGGTGCTGGTGGCGTCGGTGTGTCCGCAGTCTCTGCCTTTCTTTGCTGTCAAGTTCGGTGTGGACATCACTGAAGCAGCCCACAAGCTCTGCGGCTTCCTCAAGCACATcg GCGTGCAATATGTGTTTGACACCACTCTGGCAGCTGGCTTCAGCATCCTAGAGAGTCAAAAGGAGTTTATTCAGCGATATCGCAGGAGGCACCATGACTCCCACGCACTGCCCATGTTCACCTCCTCCTGTCCAG GGTGGATCCGCTATTCAGAGCGTGTCCTGGGCAGCCTGGTCACTCCTCATATCTGCACAGCCAGGTCACCCCAACAGATCATGGGGTGTCTGGTCAAAGACTACTTCTCTAAACAGCAG CAGAAGTTGAGTCCAGAGAAACTCTACCATGTAGTGGTGGCTCCCTGCTTTGATAAAAAGCTAGAAGCTGTCAGAGAAGAGTTTTACAACAGTATGCTGGAGACCAGGGATGTAGATTGTGTACTTACCTCAg GGCAGATTTATTACCTGATGGAGCAGAGGAAGGTGTCGGTGGAGGAGCTGGACTCAGTTCCACTGGACCAAGT GCTGGGAGACGGTGGAGACGTGGCGCTGGTGAGACATGACGGCAGAGGCTCTGAAGGTTTCCTGGAGCATGTGTTCAAACACGCTGCTAAAGAACTCTTTGGTGTGGATGTCCAGGAGATCACATATAAGACCCTCAG GAATCGTGACTTCCAGGAAGTGACACTAGAACGGGATGGTGAAACACTTCTGCAGTTTGCTGCTGTCTATGGTTTCAGGAACATCCAGACTCTGGTTCACCGTATGAGAAAGGGACGTGTGCCTTATCAACTGGTGGAGGTGCTGTCCTGCCCCGGAG GGTGCTTGAGCGGCCGCGGTCAGGCTGAGAGTGAGGGAGGTGCTGGCCGGCTGGACAAAGCCTTGGTTAACCAGATGGAGGAGATCTACAGCAGCCTTCCAGTCCGGCTCCCAGAATTCAACCCTGCCCTGCACACCCTCTATCAGGAGTGGCTAGAGGGTCAGGACTCGTCACAGGCCAGAAAGCTGCTGCACACAGAGTACAGAGATCAGAGTCACGGCCACGCACAGCCCCCACACATGCAGTGGTGA
- the LOC116327264 gene encoding nuclear prelamin A recognition factor isoform X3: MSEVNIAKRKEKCENCTKQCNKKQSDDGANSNQESEEVNGQVNEGSQLLLSACLSCDGCLSDEDTLKISQQGLEEVERVLALNKKCDASKHKVLVASVCPQSLPFFAVKFGVDITEAAHKLCGFLKHIGVQYVFDTTLAAGFSILESQKEFIQRYRRRHHDSHALPMFTSSCPGWIRYSERVLGSLVTPHICTARSPQQIMGCLVKDYFSKQQQKLSPEKLYHVVVAPCFDKKLEAVREEFYNSMLETRDVDCVLTSGQIYYLMEQRKVSVEELDSVPLDQVLGDGGDVALVRHDGRGSEGFLEHVFKHAAKELFGVDVQEITYKTLRNIQTLVHRMRKGRVPYQLVEVLSCPGGCLSGRGQAESEGGAGRLDKALVNQMEEIYSSLPVRLPEFNPALHTLYQEWLEGQDSSQARKLLHTEYRDQSHGHAQPPHMQW, from the exons ACATAGCCAAGCGCAAGGAGAAGTGCGAGAACTGCACTAAACAG TGCAATAAGAAGCAAAGCGACGATGGGGCCAACTCAAACCAGGAAAGCGAAGAAGTCAATGGGCAG GTGAATGAAGGCTCCCAGCTTTTGTTGAGCGCATGTCTGTCCTGTGACGGCTGTCTGTCAGACGAGGACACCTTGAAGATCTCTCAGCAGGGTCTGGAGGAAGTGGAGCGAGTTCTGGCTCTGAATAAG AAGTGTGATGCGTCGAAGCACAAGGTGCTGGTGGCGTCGGTGTGTCCGCAGTCTCTGCCTTTCTTTGCTGTCAAGTTCGGTGTGGACATCACTGAAGCAGCCCACAAGCTCTGCGGCTTCCTCAAGCACATcg GCGTGCAATATGTGTTTGACACCACTCTGGCAGCTGGCTTCAGCATCCTAGAGAGTCAAAAGGAGTTTATTCAGCGATATCGCAGGAGGCACCATGACTCCCACGCACTGCCCATGTTCACCTCCTCCTGTCCAG GGTGGATCCGCTATTCAGAGCGTGTCCTGGGCAGCCTGGTCACTCCTCATATCTGCACAGCCAGGTCACCCCAACAGATCATGGGGTGTCTGGTCAAAGACTACTTCTCTAAACAGCAG CAGAAGTTGAGTCCAGAGAAACTCTACCATGTAGTGGTGGCTCCCTGCTTTGATAAAAAGCTAGAAGCTGTCAGAGAAGAGTTTTACAACAGTATGCTGGAGACCAGGGATGTAGATTGTGTACTTACCTCAg GGCAGATTTATTACCTGATGGAGCAGAGGAAGGTGTCGGTGGAGGAGCTGGACTCAGTTCCACTGGACCAAGT GCTGGGAGACGGTGGAGACGTGGCGCTGGTGAGACATGACGGCAGAGGCTCTGAAGGTTTCCTGGAGCATGTGTTCAAACACGCTGCTAAAGAACTCTTTGGTGTGGATGTCCAGGAGATCACATATAAGACCCTCAG GAACATCCAGACTCTGGTTCACCGTATGAGAAAGGGACGTGTGCCTTATCAACTGGTGGAGGTGCTGTCCTGCCCCGGAG GGTGCTTGAGCGGCCGCGGTCAGGCTGAGAGTGAGGGAGGTGCTGGCCGGCTGGACAAAGCCTTGGTTAACCAGATGGAGGAGATCTACAGCAGCCTTCCAGTCCGGCTCCCAGAATTCAACCCTGCCCTGCACACCCTCTATCAGGAGTGGCTAGAGGGTCAGGACTCGTCACAGGCCAGAAAGCTGCTGCACACAGAGTACAGAGATCAGAGTCACGGCCACGCACAGCCCCCACACATGCAGTGGTGA
- the LOC116327264 gene encoding nuclear prelamin A recognition factor isoform X2: MSEVNIAKRKEKCENCTKQCNKKQSDDGANSNQESEEVNGQVNEGSQLLLSACLSCDGCLSDEDTLKISQQGLEEVERVLALNKKCDASKHKVLVASVCPQSLPFFAVKFGVDITEAAHKLCGFLKHIGVQYVFDTTLAAGFSILESQKEFIQRYRRRHHDSHALPMFTSSCPGWIRYSERVLGSLVTPHICTARSPQQIMGCLVKDYFSKQQKLSPEKLYHVVVAPCFDKKLEAVREEFYNSMLETRDVDCVLTSGQIYYLMEQRKVSVEELDSVPLDQVLGDGGDVALVRHDGRGSEGFLEHVFKHAAKELFGVDVQEITYKTLRNRDFQEVTLERDGETLLQFAAVYGFRNIQTLVHRMRKGRVPYQLVEVLSCPGGCLSGRGQAESEGGAGRLDKALVNQMEEIYSSLPVRLPEFNPALHTLYQEWLEGQDSSQARKLLHTEYRDQSHGHAQPPHMQW; encoded by the exons ACATAGCCAAGCGCAAGGAGAAGTGCGAGAACTGCACTAAACAG TGCAATAAGAAGCAAAGCGACGATGGGGCCAACTCAAACCAGGAAAGCGAAGAAGTCAATGGGCAG GTGAATGAAGGCTCCCAGCTTTTGTTGAGCGCATGTCTGTCCTGTGACGGCTGTCTGTCAGACGAGGACACCTTGAAGATCTCTCAGCAGGGTCTGGAGGAAGTGGAGCGAGTTCTGGCTCTGAATAAG AAGTGTGATGCGTCGAAGCACAAGGTGCTGGTGGCGTCGGTGTGTCCGCAGTCTCTGCCTTTCTTTGCTGTCAAGTTCGGTGTGGACATCACTGAAGCAGCCCACAAGCTCTGCGGCTTCCTCAAGCACATcg GCGTGCAATATGTGTTTGACACCACTCTGGCAGCTGGCTTCAGCATCCTAGAGAGTCAAAAGGAGTTTATTCAGCGATATCGCAGGAGGCACCATGACTCCCACGCACTGCCCATGTTCACCTCCTCCTGTCCAG GGTGGATCCGCTATTCAGAGCGTGTCCTGGGCAGCCTGGTCACTCCTCATATCTGCACAGCCAGGTCACCCCAACAGATCATGGGGTGTCTGGTCAAAGACTACTTCTCTAAACAGCAG AAGTTGAGTCCAGAGAAACTCTACCATGTAGTGGTGGCTCCCTGCTTTGATAAAAAGCTAGAAGCTGTCAGAGAAGAGTTTTACAACAGTATGCTGGAGACCAGGGATGTAGATTGTGTACTTACCTCAg GGCAGATTTATTACCTGATGGAGCAGAGGAAGGTGTCGGTGGAGGAGCTGGACTCAGTTCCACTGGACCAAGT GCTGGGAGACGGTGGAGACGTGGCGCTGGTGAGACATGACGGCAGAGGCTCTGAAGGTTTCCTGGAGCATGTGTTCAAACACGCTGCTAAAGAACTCTTTGGTGTGGATGTCCAGGAGATCACATATAAGACCCTCAG GAATCGTGACTTCCAGGAAGTGACACTAGAACGGGATGGTGAAACACTTCTGCAGTTTGCTGCTGTCTATGGTTTCAGGAACATCCAGACTCTGGTTCACCGTATGAGAAAGGGACGTGTGCCTTATCAACTGGTGGAGGTGCTGTCCTGCCCCGGAG GGTGCTTGAGCGGCCGCGGTCAGGCTGAGAGTGAGGGAGGTGCTGGCCGGCTGGACAAAGCCTTGGTTAACCAGATGGAGGAGATCTACAGCAGCCTTCCAGTCCGGCTCCCAGAATTCAACCCTGCCCTGCACACCCTCTATCAGGAGTGGCTAGAGGGTCAGGACTCGTCACAGGCCAGAAAGCTGCTGCACACAGAGTACAGAGATCAGAGTCACGGCCACGCACAGCCCCCACACATGCAGTGGTGA